One region of Penaeus vannamei isolate JL-2024 chromosome 36, ASM4276789v1, whole genome shotgun sequence genomic DNA includes:
- the LOC138859519 gene encoding proteoglycan 4-like — protein MNKFITRVNDRLYQTFHHCRIYSQKEEDKETKEPAPVTPEDDKESKEPAPVTPKEEDKESKEPAPVTPKEEDKESKEPAPVTPKEEDKESKEPALVTLGKDLLGVLALLEGASVTPKEDKEDKEDKETKEPAPITLDKDTKDLLGLLALLLKSASVTPKEEDKESKEPAPVTPEEEEDKESKEPAPVTPEEEEDKESKEPAPVTPEEEEDKESKEPAPVTPEEEEDKETKEPAPVTPEEEIALGDVAGMTMLASSFIILIAVFLGN, from the exons ATGAATAAGTTCATTACTAGAGTTAATGACCGCCTTTACCAAACCTTTCACCATTGCAGAAT TTATTctcagaaggaggaggacaaggagaccaAGGAGCCTGCCCCCGTCACCCCCGAGGATGACAAGGAGAGCAAGGAGCCTGCCCCCGTCACCCccaaggaggaggacaaggagagcaAGGAGCCTGCCCCCGTCACcccgaaggaggaggataaggagagcaAGGAGCCTGCCCCCGTCACcccgaaggaggaggacaaggagagcaAGGAGCCTGCTCTCGTCACCCTTGGCAAGGACCTCCTTGGTGTCCTTGCCCTCCTCGAGGGTGCCTCCGTCACCcccaaggaggacaaggaggacaaAGAGGACAAGGAGACCAAGGAGCCTGCCCCCATCACCCTTGACAAGGATACCAAGGACCTCCTTggtctccttgccctcctcctcaaGAGTGCCTCCGTCACtccgaaggaggaggacaaggagagcaAGGAGCCTgctcccgtcactcccgaggaggaggaggacaaggagagcaAGGAGCCTgctcccgtcactcccgaggaggaggaggacaaggagagcaAGGAGCCTgctcccgtcactcccgaggaggaggaggacaaggagagcaAGGAGCCTGCCCCCGTcacccccgaggaggaggaggacaaggagaccaAGGAGCCTGCCCCCGTCACCCCCGAGGAGGAGATCGCCCTGGGAGACGTGGCTGGGATGACGATGCTGGCATCATCTTTCATCATCTTAATAGCAGTATTTTTAGGTAACTGA